From the Synechococcus sp. KORDI-49 genome, the window CCTCCGGAGACCCAGGTGCATCTCAGTGCCGCATTCAGTGATGTGGTGGGCGGCTTGGCCCACATCCCACCGGATGAGGTCCCCGAGATCTACAACGAATCGTTCGGGGCGCTCAGTTCCGTTTCGAATCTGGGTCTGTATTCCCTGCTGTTCCTGGCCGGCCTCGAAAGCGAGCTGGAAGAACTGATGGCCGTGGGGGCTCAGGCCTTCTCCGTCGCTGTTGTTGGTGTGGTGCTGCCGTTTGCACTCGGCACCATCGGCCTGATGAGCATCTTCCACGTTGATGCGATTCAGGCGATCTTCGCGGGAGCCTCCATGACGGCCACGAGCATCGGGATCACCGCGAGTGTGTTCAGCGAACTGGGATATCTGCGAACCCGTGAGGGGCAGATCGTGATCGGTGCTGCGGTGCTCGACGACATTCTCGGGATCGTGATCCTGGCGATCGTGGTGTCTCTGGCCGCAGGAGGATCCCTCGAGATCGGACCGATCGTGCAGCTTGTGGTGGCTGCCGTGGTGTTCGTGGCGGTGGCACTGCTGCTGAGTCAGAGGGCTGCTCCCGCCTTCGACTGGATGATCGATCAGCTCAAGGCTCCCGGATCCAAGCTCGTGGGGTCTTATCTGCTCCTGGGTGCAAGTTGCTTCGTGGCGACGGCCATCGGTCTCGAGGCTGCTCTCGGTGCCTTCGCGGCTGGATTGATCGCCAGCACATCGAAACACCGGCATGAGATCCAGGTGGCGGTCACGCCGATCGTCAGTCTCTTCGCCACGGTTTTCTTCGTGCTGGTGGGTGCCGGTATGGATCTCTCCGTGATCAATCCCTCCGATCCTTCCTCCCGTTCGGCGCTGGTGATCGCAGCGTTCATGTTCCTGGTGGCCATTGTCGGCAAGGTCGCCGCCGGTTGGGCAGTCTTCGGTAAGGAGAAGACGAACAACCTCGTGGTCGGCCTGGGCATGCTTCCCCGCGGAGAGGTGGGTCTGATCTTTCTCGGCCTGGGCACGGCGGCCAACCTGCTCACGCCCGGCCTCGAGGCAGCGATCCTTCTGATGGTGATCGGAACCACCTTCCTGGCTCCCGTTCTTCTCCGGATTGTGCTCAAGGGCAAGCCCCCGGAGGATGGGGACTCGATGCCACAAGAGTTGGTGGCCGATCCGACGGCAGGTCCCTCGGTTCCCTGAATCCCCTGACCGCGTCAGTCGGACCCGTCTCCGGAACTGGAGAGGGCCAGCAGCAGACTCCAGCCGATGCCGATCAGCGCCAGGCTGGAGGCCCATCCCGGTCCGAGGACCCAGCTCATCAGCAACTGGGCCACCAGCCCCACGGCCATCGCCAGCAGCAGGCTGCTGACCACCAGCGCGATCTGTTTCCACTGGTCCGACAGCGCACTGTCCGAGAGGCTTGATTCGAAGCGACCCAGTGGTCCGCTCAGCGGTACGTAGAGGGCCAGTGCCCAGAACAGGGCTCCACGCCAGAGAACTGCATCCGTCAATGGTCCGCCGTATGCCTCCAGCCCCTGCATTCGCTGTTGAAAACTGCTGCCTAGCATCGCCGCTCTGATCGGCCGGCTGTGGAGAGAGTCACCTGGAGCCATCTCGGCCATCCCGTGCATGCGGTGGTGGATCGCCCCGATGCACCTGATCCTGAGAGTCCGGCGCTGTTGCTGGTGCATGGCTTCGGCGCTTCAACGGACCACTGGCGTCACAACATTCCGGTTCTCGCCCGCAGCCACGACGTGCATGCTCTGGACCTGCTCGGGTTCGGCCGCAGCGCCAAGCCTGCGGGCCTGGCCTACGGCGGTGCCCTCTGGCGGGATCAGCTGGTGGCCTATGTGCGTGAGTGCATTGGTCGGCCGACGGTGATCGCCGGGAATTCCCTCGGAGGGTTCGCCGCCCTTGCGGCGGGAGCGGCCCTGAAACGGGAGTGCGCCGGGGTGGTGCTGCTCAATGCGGCCGGCCCTTTCAGCGATGAGCAACAGCCCCCAAAGGGCTGGGGAGCGATCGCCCGCCAGTCGATCGGCAGTGCCCTGCTGAGCAGCCCCGTGCTGCAGCGTCTTCTGTTCGAAAATCTCAGGCGTCCCGCCACGATCCGCCGCACACTGCGGCAGGTGTACGTGGACCGCACCAATGTGGATGAGGCCCTTGTGGAGTCGATCCGCCGGCCTTCCCTGGATCCCGGAGCCTTCGGGGTGTTTCGGACCGTCTTCGATATTCCTCGCGGTCAGCCTCTGGATGAGCTCTTCGCTGAACTGACAGCTCCCCTGCTGCTGCTCTGGGGCATCCGGGATCCCTGGATCAATGCTCCCGGACGTCGTGCCACGTTCCAGCGTCATGCTCCGCCGTTCACGACGGAAGTGGTGCTGGAGGCGGGGCATTGTCCTCACGATGAGGTGCCCGATCAGGTCAACGGCGCTCTGCTCGACTGGCTCAGGAGACCTGAGGTGAGCCAGAGCACCGGCATGGTTGCTGGCCAGAGCTAGTTTCCAGCCACCTCAGCCGCCTTGGCGGATGCCGATGACACTGACGCAGCAGACGGGCCCCTATGCCCACTGGGAATACATCCATCCCGAGAGCGGTGATCGTCTGCGGATCGTTCCCGAGCGGGGCGGCATCGTGACCGAGTGGCGCTGCGGCGAACGGGAGGTGCTCTATTTCGATCAGGAGCGTTATGCCGACCCCGGCAAGAGCATCCGTGGCGGCATCCCGGTGCTGTTCCCGATCTGCGGCAACCTGCCCGGCGATCTGCTCGAGGTGAGCGGCGTTGCGCACACCCTCAAGCAGCATGGTTTCGCGCGCAATCTTCCCTGGCAGCTTCAGCTGCTGGAGGATCAGAGCGGTGTGAGGCTCACCCTCAGCGACACCGAGGACACCCTGGCGGCCTATCCCTTTTCCTTCGTTGTGGAGATGGAGATCCGTCCGGTGGCACAGGCCCTGGAAATCCACACCACGATCCAGAACCGCAGCGAGAGCGTCATGCCTTTCAGCTTCGGCCTGCACCCCTACTTCAACATCAGTGATCTGGCTCAGACTGATCTGGCCGGTCTGAATGAGCGCTGCCTCAACCATCTGGAGATGGCGGAGACAGACACCGCGTCTCAGCTGGGTCGTCTGCCGGACGGGGTGGATTTCCTCTGCCGTCCTGCCGGCCCGGTGACGCTGATTGATCGGACCAACGGCCAGCAGCTGCAGCTGCAGCATCAGGAGCCCATGGATCTGACGGTGATCTGGACGGAGCCTCCTCGCGCCATGGTCTGCGTCGAGCCCTGGACGGGCCCTCGCCAGTCGCTGATCTCCGGTGATCGCAAGCTTGAGATCCAGCCCGGCTCCAGCTGTGCCCTCAGCTGCCGTTACGCCGTCTCCTGATCGACGCCTGGCAATCGTCCGCGGCAGAGTTGCTGGCGCGGATCGAACTGGCGCTTCACGGCTTCGATCACCGGACGTGCCGGGGTGTCGAGCCAGGCGGGCAATCCGGCCGCCTCAGGCTGTTTGAGCACCGTCAGCTGGCCCCCCAGGTCGATCACCCTCCGGCGCAGGGCGTCGACCCGGTAGGGGGCCGTTGGTTCAGAGCACCAGCCATCACCGCAGCCGGCACCGGCGGCCAGATCCCACTGCCATCCCTTCAGTGCGAGGAGGGTCCCATCGCTGAGCAGCTGATGCAGGACGGCGGAGGGAAGGGCGACACGCACCAGCCAGGTCGGATCCATGCAGGGCAGGCCACTGTCCAGTGGATCGGCACCGGAGTGCCGTTGCGCCTTCAGCCGATGGCTCCCGGCCATCGCCTCGAGGCGCTTCATCTGGTCTTCCACCGCCTGATCCGACACGCTGCTGAGCAGCAGCCGCAGTTGCCAGTGGCCATCGCCACGGCTCTGCCAGTCGCAGCGTTCTGGGGTGAGGGTTGATCGCAGCAGTTCGGCGCGGAAGCTGTTCTGGGAGCTGAGGTCGCCGTGCAGAAGAAGAGTGGCGTGGGCTGGCCGGATCGGCTGCACCCGCAGGGTGAGTTCGGTGATCAGGGCCAGGCTGCCCCAGCTGCCGCAGAGCAGTTTCATCAGGTCGTATCCCGCCACGTTCTTGACCACGCGCCCTCCGGCACGGGCCTCCACACCGTCGCTGCGCAGCAACGTGATGCCGATGATCTGATCGCGGACGCCGAGATGACGCTGCCTCAGGCCCCCTGCCAGCCCGCGGGCCACCAGACCGCCGATGCTGCCTTGAGCTTCTCCGCGCGGGTGGTCCAGAGGCAGCCACTGGCCGCGCTCCGCCAGCACAGCCTGCAGGTCGGCCAGAGGGCACCCGGCTTGCACCGTGATGGTGAGATCGTCCACGGCGTGGTCGATCACCCGGTTCAGTCCTCGGCAGCTCAGCACCGGATGACGGGCATCCAGGGGCGGTCCCCAGTCCAGGCGTGTGCCGAGACCGCTAGGAATCCAGGGGGAGGCCGCATCGTGCCACTGGCGCACCAGGGCGATCAGCTCCTTGCGGGTGGCAGGGGAAGGAGGCACGGCACGATGGTGCCATGAAGGTTGTTGTGATCGACGACGACCCAACCGGCTCGCAGACGGTTCACAGCTGCCCTCTGCTGCTGCACTGGGACGTGGAGGACCTGCGGGAGGGGCTGCGTCACCCGTCCCCACTGCTGTTTCTGCTGGCGGACACCCGGGCGCAGACCGAGGAGGCTGCAGGGGAACGCAACCGCGAGATCGCTGCCAATCTCGATGCTGCCCTCAGCGCCGAGGGCCTCCAACGCAGCGATGTGCTGCTGGTGAGCCGAGGTGACTCCACCCTCCGCGGCCATGGGGTGCTGGAGCCTGCCGTTCTCGCGGAGTGCTTCGGACCCTTTGATGCCACCTTCCACGTGCCGGCTTTTCTGGAGGGTGGGCGCACCACGGTCAACGGAGTCCACCTGCTTCGGGGTGTGCCCGTTCACACCACGCCCTTCGCCTGCGACCGGTTGTTCGGATACGGCACCAGCGATCTGCCCGGCTGGCTGGAGGAGAGAAGCCATGGTTCCATTCACGCTGCCGATGTGGTGCGGATCAGCGGGCGGGACTTGGATGCCGCCTGCGGCAGCGGGTTGCCCAATCTGATCGAGCGGTTGCGGCAGCTGGTGGGAAATGCGGCGGTGGTGGTGGATGCTGAGCGTCTTCCCCAGCTGACCGCCTTCGCGGCAGCGGTGCGCAGTCTGCGCCGGGAGAAACGTTTTCTGTTTCGCTCTGCCGCCAGCCTGGTGAAAGCCCTGGCGGATCCAGGCCGCCAGCCCCTGGATGGCCCAGGCCTGGCGGCCTTGCGTCGCCGGGATGGTCGAGGCTGCCGATTGCCGGGACTGGTGATGGTCGGATCCCATGTGCCCCTTGCCGATCAGCAGCTGGCGTTGCTGCTCTCGGAAGAATCCTGCGTGCCCATCGAGCTTCCCGTGCCCCGCATTGCGAGGGTGCTGGAGGGTCCGACCCCTGATCTGCTGTTGGCGGATCTGGAACAGGTGTGGCGGGAGCAGCTTCAGCTTGCGCTGGTCAGAGGGGCCACGCCGGTGCTGTTCAGCAGTCGTGGCGAACTGCGCTGCGGCAGTGAGCGGGAGGGTCGGCGGTTGTCGCGTGAACTCGCCCGGCTGATGGCACGACTGGCATCGGCGATGGCGCCATCTCTCGGCTACCTGATCAGCAAAGGGGGAACAACCACGCAGACTCTCCTCAGTGAGGGGCTGGCGCTGCGATCCCTGCATCTGCAGGGTCAGCTGCTGCCGGGTCTGTCACTGGTGCTCCCCTCAGGCGGGGGGCGGTTGCAACAGCTGCCGATCCTCACCTTTCCGGGCAATCTCGGTGATGCCGGCACGCTGCTGCTGGCCTGGCAGCGGATGCAGGCCGGCTGAGGCCGCCAGCAGCTCCATGGGGTGATGCACGCTGGCCCGCGCGCCGAGATGCTGACGCAGCTGCAGGGTGCAGCCGATGTTGGCGCTCGCCACCAGATCCGCACCGGTGCTGCTGAGGTCGTCTGCCTTGATGCGCCCCAGTTCCGCCGCCTCCTGGGGTTGCACCAGGTTGTAGATGCCGGCGCTGCCACAGCAGACGCCCGCTTCTGTGGCTTCCCGGAGTTGCAGGGCGGGAATGTTGTGCAGCAACTCCCTCGGCTGAGCCTGGATCCCCTGGCCATGAATCATGTGGCAGGCGTCGTGGAAGGCGACCGTGATCCCGAGGGGTTGCAGGCGTCGGCGGAAGGGTTCGCTCAGACCGCGTGCCGCAAGGAATTCGTGAACATCCAGAACGGGGGAACGGAAGAGGGCCTCACCCATCAGCAGCTCTTCATAGGCCTTCATCGTGTGGCCGCAGCCGGAGGCTGCCACCAGCACGGCATCGACATCCCCTTCGATCGCGTTGAAGCTGCGCACCAGATCCGAGGCCAGCTGGCGGGTCAGCTCCAGTTCTCCCTGGTGATGACTGACGGCTCCGCAGCAGCCCTGGTCGGGAGGTAGCACCACCTCGAAGCCATTGGCCTGAAGCACCGCCACGGTGGCTCTGCTGACGGCGGGATCAAAACAGCGCTGCACACAGCCCAGCAGCAGCGCCACCCGTCCTCGCCGTTCACCAGTGGCGGGATTCAGCTGCGGCAGATGGTCGCTGTAGCTGTCGGCGGCCAGAGGGGGCAACAGCCGTTCCATGGCTTCGATCTGGGGACCGAACAGGCGGGTGAGTCCAGTCCGGCGGGCAAGCGCTTGAACCGGCGTTCCCGCATAGATCCGCAGGGGTTGCAGCAGGGCTCTCAGGCGGCTGGGGTACGGCAGCACCTGCAGCAGCAGTCGCCGGAAGGCCACCTCCCACGGGCTGCGATGGCCGGCCTTGATCAGCTTCGGACGGGTGTGCTCGATCAGCTGGTCGTAGCGGACGCCGGACGGACAGGCGCTGACGCAGGCAAAGCAGCCGAGGCACGTCTCGAAATGACTGGCAACACTGGCATCGAGCTCCAGCTCTCCGGCTTCGATCGCCCGCAGCGCATGAATGCGGCCACGGGGGGAATCCATCTCACTGGCCAGCACCCGGTAGCTGGCACAGGTGGGCAGGCAGAACCCGCAGTGGACGCATGGGTCGGCCGCACCGGCGGGGAGTCCCGGCAGGTTGACAGAGGCGCTCTGATCCGGCCTGGAGGACTGAGTCATGCTGCGATTCTGACGGAGCACTTTCTGTTCTGGGTTACTCTCAGCCCCACCCAGGCCTTGGATCAGGTCATCAGGACAAGAGTCAATGTGATGGCCGAGTCTTCATCTTCCAGGGTCAAGATTCATGTCGGGGTTTCACGTACAGGGACAACAGTTCTTCAGCGTCATGTCTTCCCTGAGCTGAGAAATCATCTCGTCTTTGCCAAGAAGCCATTCACATCTTCGATATCGTCATTGCCGGTCGGTTGGGATTCCAGGCTGCAGTTCGTCGATCATTGCTTGCAGAAACCCCTGCAACTCCGAAGCTCTTCAGAGCGTCATCATTTGGCGGGGAAAATCCTTTTTCCTGTTGCTATTGCCGCCAGCAGGCAGGACAGTGCTGATCAGTCTGTCTTCCGTCAATACCTGAGCTGTGTTGTCCGTCAGATGATCGAAGAGTCGCAGCGTGATGGCCGAAGGCTGTTGATCTCCAGTGAGCGTTTGGCACAGACCAATTTTTCCATTTGGGCCAAAAAACGTAACTTCTCCAAGTCCGTTGTAACGACCTTTCCTGTTTATGAGTTGTGTCGTGCTTTTCTTGATGCTTCTGGCCAGAAGCCCCAGGTGATTGTGGTGCTCAGGGAGCCGATCTCCTATCTGCGTTCCAATTACATTCGGATGTGCGAAATGCGGAAGAAGCATGGGAATTCTTGCCTCTCAGCTGATCGTTTCGTGGCGCGTCAGGCGCGATGTGAAAAGGCTCACCCTGGGACATCGGCGCTGACTGCTGCCATGCATCAGTCGTTTGTAAGTGCTCTGGAGGCTGTCGCGGAGGTGAAGGCTGTTGGTTTCCGCGAGCAGATCGCCAGCAGCGATCTGTGTTCACTCTTCGGTCTGGAGGGTGAGCCAGGGTTCTCCTTCGCTCAGTTCCCCCGTGAAAACAGATTTACCGAGATGGCCGACGATGAGGCGACGATTGAACGGCTGATCACTGAAACGCTTGCGAAGAAAGGGTTTCTGGATCGTCTTCACGCCGAGCAGCGCTATGAGTGACCGTCAGAACCTTGTGATGATTGCCTCAGCGAAACCGCTGCAGCTCACCGGATCCACCTGAGGTTCCATCAGCCGGGCCAGGTCATAGGTGACCTGCTTGTCGGCAATGGCGGCACTGAGGCCCTTGGTCACCAGTTCGGCAGCCTCCTGCCAACCAAGGAATTCCAGCATCATCACGCCGCTGAGAATCACCGAGCCCGGGTTGATCCGATCCAGGCCGGCATGTTTCGGAGCGGTGCCGTGGGTGGCTTCGAAGATGGCAGCGTTCTCACCGATGTTCGCGCCGGGGGCCATGCCCAGGCCACCCACCATGGCGGCCGCGGCATCGGAGATGTAGTCACCGTTCAGGTTGAGGGTGGCGAGGATCGAGTACTCCTGGGGCCGGGTCTGGATCTGCTGGAAGATGCTGTCGGCGATGCGGTCATCGACCAGCACCATCTCTTTCCACTTGCCACCACCGTGGCTGCTGCCGATGGCGTCGATCACCGCCTGCACTTCGGCATCGATGTCGGCCTTCTTTTCTGGGGTGAGGCTGTCGTAGCCCGGCTCGATCATGCGGGCGTTGGCCTGCACGCTCAGGTCTGAATCCTTCTCGAGGTTGCCGAGGATCCAGCTTTCCCGCTCGGTGATGCACACGTCGCGGAATTCGGTGGTGGCCAGCTCGTAGCCCCAGTCGCGGAAGGCGCCTTCCGTGAATTTCATGATGTTGCCCTTGTGCACCAGGGTCACGTGGCGCTTGCTGCCCTCAAGGCGCAGAGCGTGCTGGATCGCCTTGCGGATGTGGCGCTGGCTGCCGTGCTTGCTCACCGGTTTGATGCCGATGCCGGAGCCTTCCGGAATCTGGCGCTTGCCCAGCTTGCCGTTGGCGGGAATCACCACTTCATTGAGATGCTTGCGCAGCTCCTGGCCGACGGCGTCATCGGCCTCCCATTCCACACCCATATAAATGTCTTCGGTGTTCTCCCGGTAAACGATCACGTCCAGATCTTGCGGACGCTTGTGGGGACTTGGGGTGCCCTCGTAATAGCGGCAGGGGCGGACACAGGAATACAGATCAAAGATCTGTCGCAGGGCAACGTTCAGGGAGCGGATGCCGCCACCCACCGGGGTGGTGAGGGGGCCCTTGATCGCCACGCCGTAGCTGCGGATCGCTTCGAGGGTGTCCTCCGGCAGATACTGATAGGTGCCGTAGAGGTCACAGGCTTCGTCGCCGGCGAACACCTTGAACCATTCGATCCGTTTCGCACCGCCATAGGCCTTGGCCACGGCGGCATCCAGCACCTTCTGGGTGGCGGGCCAGATGTCAACACCGGTGCCGTCGCCGCGGATGAAGGGGATGATCGGGTTGTCGGCCACCACGGGCTGACCGTTCTCGAAGCGGATCGGCGTGCCCTGGCTGGGGGCTGTGAGCTTCTCGAACTGGGCCATGGCGGTCGATTGGGCGTCAGCAAGGCGAGCCTATGACTGAGTGTGCAGCCTTACGGTTCAGCCATCACCAGCAGGTTCGGATGGTCCGCGAGCAGCTCTGGGTCGTAGCGGCTTGCTTCAACGAGCACAGCATCATCTGTCGGTTCATTGAGGAGGTGCTTCAGCTCCACGTCGTGGATCGACTGGTTCTGATCGATGACGGCTCTGGAGACGCCACGGTGACTGTGATCCGCCAGTGGCAGGAGGCCCATCCCAGCGCTCCGCTGGTCTTGCTGGAGCTGACGCGCAACTTCGGCAAGGAAGCGGCGATGC encodes:
- a CDS encoding four-carbon acid sugar kinase family protein → MKVVVIDDDPTGSQTVHSCPLLLHWDVEDLREGLRHPSPLLFLLADTRAQTEEAAGERNREIAANLDAALSAEGLQRSDVLLVSRGDSTLRGHGVLEPAVLAECFGPFDATFHVPAFLEGGRTTVNGVHLLRGVPVHTTPFACDRLFGYGTSDLPGWLEERSHGSIHAADVVRISGRDLDAACGSGLPNLIERLRQLVGNAAVVVDAERLPQLTAFAAAVRSLRREKRFLFRSAASLVKALADPGRQPLDGPGLAALRRRDGRGCRLPGLVMVGSHVPLADQQLALLLSEESCVPIELPVPRIARVLEGPTPDLLLADLEQVWREQLQLALVRGATPVLFSSRGELRCGSEREGRRLSRELARLMARLASAMAPSLGYLISKGGTTTQTLLSEGLALRSLHLQGQLLPGLSLVLPSGGGRLQQLPILTFPGNLGDAGTLLLAWQRMQAG
- a CDS encoding galactose mutarotase, which produces MPMTLTQQTGPYAHWEYIHPESGDRLRIVPERGGIVTEWRCGEREVLYFDQERYADPGKSIRGGIPVLFPICGNLPGDLLEVSGVAHTLKQHGFARNLPWQLQLLEDQSGVRLTLSDTEDTLAAYPFSFVVEMEIRPVAQALEIHTTIQNRSESVMPFSFGLHPYFNISDLAQTDLAGLNERCLNHLEMAETDTASQLGRLPDGVDFLCRPAGPVTLIDRTNGQQLQLQHQEPMDLTVIWTEPPRAMVCVEPWTGPRQSLISGDRKLEIQPGSSCALSCRYAVS
- a CDS encoding FAD-binding oxidoreductase, which codes for MPPSPATRKELIALVRQWHDAASPWIPSGLGTRLDWGPPLDARHPVLSCRGLNRVIDHAVDDLTITVQAGCPLADLQAVLAERGQWLPLDHPRGEAQGSIGGLVARGLAGGLRQRHLGVRDQIIGITLLRSDGVEARAGGRVVKNVAGYDLMKLLCGSWGSLALITELTLRVQPIRPAHATLLLHGDLSSQNSFRAELLRSTLTPERCDWQSRGDGHWQLRLLLSSVSDQAVEDQMKRLEAMAGSHRLKAQRHSGADPLDSGLPCMDPTWLVRVALPSAVLHQLLSDGTLLALKGWQWDLAAGAGCGDGWCSEPTAPYRVDALRRRVIDLGGQLTVLKQPEAAGLPAWLDTPARPVIEAVKRQFDPRQQLCRGRLPGVDQETA
- a CDS encoding (Fe-S)-binding protein; translated protein: MTQSSRPDQSASVNLPGLPAGAADPCVHCGFCLPTCASYRVLASEMDSPRGRIHALRAIEAGELELDASVASHFETCLGCFACVSACPSGVRYDQLIEHTRPKLIKAGHRSPWEVAFRRLLLQVLPYPSRLRALLQPLRIYAGTPVQALARRTGLTRLFGPQIEAMERLLPPLAADSYSDHLPQLNPATGERRGRVALLLGCVQRCFDPAVSRATVAVLQANGFEVVLPPDQGCCGAVSHHQGELELTRQLASDLVRSFNAIEGDVDAVLVAASGCGHTMKAYEELLMGEALFRSPVLDVHEFLAARGLSEPFRRRLQPLGITVAFHDACHMIHGQGIQAQPRELLHNIPALQLREATEAGVCCGSAGIYNLVQPQEAAELGRIKADDLSSTGADLVASANIGCTLQLRQHLGARASVHHPMELLAASAGLHPLPGQQQRAGITEIARKGEDRQLLQPPPA
- a CDS encoding cation:proton antiporter — encoded protein: MLFPALLSEISSHDLEVAETLIGVLRFILIFIAARTLSEFLVRFELPTILGELMAGVIIGASGLHLLVPPETQVHLSAAFSDVVGGLAHIPPDEVPEIYNESFGALSSVSNLGLYSLLFLAGLESELEELMAVGAQAFSVAVVGVVLPFALGTIGLMSIFHVDAIQAIFAGASMTATSIGITASVFSELGYLRTREGQIVIGAAVLDDILGIVILAIVVSLAAGGSLEIGPIVQLVVAAVVFVAVALLLSQRAAPAFDWMIDQLKAPGSKLVGSYLLLGASCFVATAIGLEAALGAFAAGLIASTSKHRHEIQVAVTPIVSLFATVFFVLVGAGMDLSVINPSDPSSRSALVIAAFMFLVAIVGKVAAGWAVFGKEKTNNLVVGLGMLPRGEVGLIFLGLGTAANLLTPGLEAAILLMVIGTTFLAPVLLRIVLKGKPPEDGDSMPQELVADPTAGPSVP
- a CDS encoding NADP-dependent isocitrate dehydrogenase; the protein is MAQFEKLTAPSQGTPIRFENGQPVVADNPIIPFIRGDGTGVDIWPATQKVLDAAVAKAYGGAKRIEWFKVFAGDEACDLYGTYQYLPEDTLEAIRSYGVAIKGPLTTPVGGGIRSLNVALRQIFDLYSCVRPCRYYEGTPSPHKRPQDLDVIVYRENTEDIYMGVEWEADDAVGQELRKHLNEVVIPANGKLGKRQIPEGSGIGIKPVSKHGSQRHIRKAIQHALRLEGSKRHVTLVHKGNIMKFTEGAFRDWGYELATTEFRDVCITERESWILGNLEKDSDLSVQANARMIEPGYDSLTPEKKADIDAEVQAVIDAIGSSHGGGKWKEMVLVDDRIADSIFQQIQTRPQEYSILATLNLNGDYISDAAAAMVGGLGMAPGANIGENAAIFEATHGTAPKHAGLDRINPGSVILSGVMMLEFLGWQEAAELVTKGLSAAIADKQVTYDLARLMEPQVDPVSCSGFAEAIITRF
- a CDS encoding alpha/beta fold hydrolase gives rise to the protein MERVTWSHLGHPVHAVVDRPDAPDPESPALLLVHGFGASTDHWRHNIPVLARSHDVHALDLLGFGRSAKPAGLAYGGALWRDQLVAYVRECIGRPTVIAGNSLGGFAALAAGAALKRECAGVVLLNAAGPFSDEQQPPKGWGAIARQSIGSALLSSPVLQRLLFENLRRPATIRRTLRQVYVDRTNVDEALVESIRRPSLDPGAFGVFRTVFDIPRGQPLDELFAELTAPLLLLWGIRDPWINAPGRRATFQRHAPPFTTEVVLEAGHCPHDEVPDQVNGALLDWLRRPEVSQSTGMVAGQS